From a single Microcella sp. genomic region:
- a CDS encoding SDR family oxidoreductase: MTEQPSDPTTLHRSEEFPAQEFDAPGSTEQMSPAPDHGEQRYRGHDRLLGRRALITGADSGIGRAVAIAFAREGADVAFTHLPVEHADAAITERAVREAGRTAVAMEGDLRDEQFAERIVDHAVGELGGLDILVLNAARQGDRRTLHDVTADELRHTFETNLFSQIATARAALPHLNPGASVILTTSIQAFDPSPGLVDYAMTKAAQVAFVRAMAQDWGGLGIRVNGVAPGPIWTPLIPSTGWDDEKVVSFGQDTPLGRAGQPAELAGAYVFLASEEATYVSGTIVGVTGGRHL; the protein is encoded by the coding sequence ATGACCGAACAGCCCAGTGACCCGACCACGCTTCATCGCTCGGAGGAGTTTCCGGCTCAAGAGTTCGACGCCCCTGGTTCGACCGAGCAGATGTCGCCGGCTCCCGACCACGGCGAGCAGCGCTATCGGGGCCACGATCGGCTGCTCGGCCGACGGGCGCTCATCACCGGCGCTGACTCGGGCATCGGGCGCGCCGTCGCGATCGCCTTCGCGCGCGAGGGCGCTGATGTGGCCTTCACCCACCTGCCCGTCGAGCACGCCGATGCCGCGATCACAGAGCGCGCCGTGCGCGAAGCCGGGCGCACCGCTGTGGCGATGGAGGGCGACCTGCGTGATGAGCAGTTTGCCGAGCGTATCGTCGATCACGCGGTCGGCGAGCTCGGCGGCCTCGATATCTTGGTGCTCAATGCCGCCCGCCAGGGTGATCGTCGCACCCTGCACGACGTGACTGCTGACGAACTGCGGCACACCTTCGAGACCAATTTGTTCTCGCAGATCGCGACGGCTCGCGCAGCTCTGCCGCACTTGAATCCGGGGGCCAGTGTGATTCTGACGACCTCCATCCAGGCGTTCGACCCTTCGCCGGGGCTCGTCGACTACGCGATGACGAAAGCTGCGCAGGTCGCCTTCGTGCGTGCCATGGCCCAAGATTGGGGCGGCCTCGGCATCAGGGTCAACGGAGTCGCGCCCGGGCCGATCTGGACCCCGCTGATTCCGTCGACGGGCTGGGACGACGAGAAGGTCGTCTCGTTCGGGCAAGACACACCGCTCGGGCGAGCGGGGCAGCCCGCAGAGCTTGCCGGAGCCTACGTGTTTCTCGCCTCGGAAGAGGCGACCTACGTGTCGGGCACGATCGTCGGGGTCACCGGAGGGCGCCACCTGTAG
- a CDS encoding HNH endonuclease codes for MVHPNSRQARAARRRRKRVAAVDNDLTSAEWALLQQLWGGCAYCGATDRPLQRDCVQPIARGGRYTIDNIVPACGSCNASKSNNEVTSWMRRTRRDERAFLERLVVVRAALESAVSEG; via the coding sequence GTGGTGCACCCCAACAGTCGCCAGGCTCGAGCGGCCCGCCGCCGTCGCAAGCGCGTGGCCGCGGTCGACAACGACCTGACCTCGGCGGAGTGGGCGCTGCTGCAGCAACTCTGGGGCGGCTGCGCCTACTGCGGCGCAACCGATCGGCCGCTGCAGCGCGATTGCGTGCAGCCGATAGCGCGCGGCGGGCGGTACACGATCGACAACATCGTTCCGGCGTGCGGCTCGTGCAATGCGAGCAAGTCGAACAATGAGGTGACGAGCTGGATGCGCCGCACGCGCCGCGACGAGCGCGCGTTTCTCGAGAGGCTGGTCGTGGTGCGCGCCGCGCTCGAGTCAGCGGTGTCGGAAGGCTGA
- a CDS encoding GNAT family N-acetyltransferase, translating to MVAPEVVIRPANEASWDDLQAILTGTAGRCQCTRQRLGDREWYALPVEQRAAVLRDAVGCDSPVDAATDRTPAATAGVVAYVDGEPAGWAAVDARTAFRRLRGSPVPWADRREDKDDASVWAIACLVVRRGFRGQHLTYDLVRASVDHARERGARAIEGYPMLTGGAEITWDELSVGPVGAFLAAGFSEVAHPTKRRLVMRREIRASDL from the coding sequence ATGGTCGCGCCCGAGGTCGTCATCCGCCCCGCCAACGAGGCAAGCTGGGACGACCTGCAGGCGATTCTTACGGGCACGGCCGGCCGCTGTCAGTGCACGCGGCAGCGGCTCGGTGACCGCGAGTGGTACGCGCTGCCGGTCGAGCAGCGCGCCGCCGTGCTGCGCGACGCGGTCGGCTGCGACTCCCCCGTCGACGCAGCGACCGACCGCACGCCTGCTGCGACGGCGGGCGTCGTGGCCTACGTCGACGGCGAACCGGCCGGCTGGGCGGCGGTGGATGCCCGCACGGCGTTCCGCCGCCTGCGCGGTTCGCCCGTGCCCTGGGCTGACCGTCGCGAAGACAAGGACGACGCCAGCGTGTGGGCCATCGCGTGCCTGGTCGTGCGCCGCGGGTTCCGCGGCCAGCACCTCACGTACGACCTCGTGCGGGCATCCGTCGACCACGCCCGCGAGCGCGGGGCTCGAGCGATCGAGGGCTACCCGATGCTGACCGGCGGCGCCGAGATCACGTGGGACGAGCTGAGCGTCGGCCCTGTCGGCGCCTTTCTCGCGGCGGGGTTCAGCGAGGTCGCGCACCCCACGAAGCGCCGTCTGGTCATGCGGCGCGAGATTCGCGCGTCAGACCTCTGA
- a CDS encoding transglutaminase-like domain-containing protein yields MQRQISADLDLSATGDARVVLSIAAHSSVETHDETLSVTLDGDELPVTEIVDGHGARLHLVDVTEGDVQVSYRANVEGTAAPLTATPLEQIVFLRPSRYAESDSLAPTAAREFAGLEATELLFGVSSWVGQHLQYVPGSSLPTDGAVRTLLARQGVCRDYAHLVVGLLRSMNVPARLVSVYAPGLDPMDFHAVAEAAIEGEWRVVDATALAPRSSLVRIASGRDASDTAFLTVHGAGVTLRDLEVSAVVDELPADDLTQLVSLG; encoded by the coding sequence ATGCAACGACAGATCTCGGCCGACCTCGACCTCAGCGCGACCGGCGACGCCCGGGTGGTGCTGTCGATCGCGGCGCACTCGTCGGTCGAGACCCACGATGAGACCCTGAGCGTGACGCTCGATGGCGACGAGTTGCCCGTCACCGAGATCGTGGATGGGCACGGCGCTCGGCTGCATCTCGTCGACGTGACCGAGGGCGACGTGCAGGTGAGCTATCGCGCGAACGTCGAGGGCACCGCTGCGCCGCTGACCGCGACCCCGCTCGAGCAGATCGTCTTCTTGCGCCCCAGCCGCTACGCCGAGTCAGACTCACTCGCCCCCACCGCCGCGCGCGAATTCGCCGGGCTCGAGGCCACCGAACTGCTCTTCGGAGTGAGTTCATGGGTGGGGCAGCACCTGCAGTACGTGCCGGGGTCGAGTCTGCCTACCGACGGCGCCGTGCGCACGCTGCTCGCGCGCCAGGGCGTGTGCCGCGATTACGCGCACCTCGTCGTCGGCCTGCTGCGCTCGATGAACGTGCCAGCCCGCCTCGTCTCGGTCTACGCGCCGGGCCTCGACCCGATGGACTTTCACGCCGTGGCCGAAGCCGCGATCGAGGGGGAGTGGCGAGTCGTTGATGCGACGGCGCTCGCGCCGCGCTCGTCGCTCGTGCGCATCGCCTCGGGTCGCGACGCCTCAGACACCGCATTTCTCACCGTGCACGGCGCGGGCGTGACGCTGCGCGACCTCGAGGTGTCGGCCGTCGTCGACGAGCTGCCGGCCGACGACCTGACGCAGCTCGTCTCGCTCGGCTGA
- a CDS encoding Rho termination factor N-terminal domain-containing protein — translation MPEDRDNPSLKDPELYEKLRSEGASEEKAARISNAAARDGRSSVGQRGGSAEDYDERTVAELRDRAKELGLEGYSRLRKSELIDLLRQH, via the coding sequence ATGCCTGAAGACCGAGACAACCCCAGCCTGAAAGACCCCGAGCTGTACGAGAAACTACGCAGCGAAGGAGCATCGGAAGAGAAGGCCGCGCGCATCTCGAACGCCGCCGCTCGAGACGGCCGTTCGTCCGTCGGCCAGCGCGGCGGCTCCGCCGAAGACTATGACGAGCGCACCGTGGCAGAGCTGCGCGATCGAGCGAAAGAGCTCGGCCTTGAGGGCTACAGCCGACTGCGCAAGTCAGAACTTATCGACCTTCTGCGCCAGCACTGA
- a CDS encoding PIN domain-containing protein has product MIVVDSSAVLAYLLDEPGAEKVRTALTEGAVMSAVNWSEVAQKVRRADAWQAARALLLSYPLQIAPVAVDDAEAAAALWMPGSPLSIADRFCLALAARLELPVLSADRAWFDRPEVIPVR; this is encoded by the coding sequence GTGATCGTCGTCGACTCGTCTGCGGTACTGGCCTACCTGCTCGATGAGCCGGGCGCCGAGAAAGTTCGCACCGCATTGACCGAGGGCGCAGTGATGTCGGCAGTGAACTGGTCAGAGGTGGCTCAGAAGGTTCGACGCGCCGACGCCTGGCAAGCGGCGAGGGCGCTGCTGCTCAGCTACCCGCTTCAGATCGCGCCCGTCGCGGTCGACGATGCTGAGGCCGCGGCCGCCCTGTGGATGCCCGGGTCACCGCTCTCGATCGCCGACCGATTCTGCCTTGCCCTGGCCGCCCGCCTCGAACTGCCTGTTCTGAGCGCCGACCGCGCGTGGTTCGACCGGCCCGAGGTCATTCCTGTGCGCTAG
- the msrB gene encoding peptide-methionine (R)-S-oxide reductase MsrB, producing MTTEYRATPEAIARLTPMQRKVTQNDGTEPPFRNEYHDHKAAGIYVDIVSGEPLFSSLDKYDSGTGWPSFTKPIDAGAVTTKTDRGFFMSRTEVRSSGADSHLGHVFDDGPREAGGLRYCMNSAALRFIPVDELEAEGYGEFRSLFGGSAS from the coding sequence ATGACCACCGAGTACCGTGCCACGCCCGAAGCGATCGCCCGCCTCACCCCGATGCAGCGCAAGGTGACGCAAAACGACGGCACCGAGCCGCCCTTTCGCAACGAATATCACGACCACAAGGCCGCCGGCATCTACGTCGACATCGTCTCGGGCGAACCGCTGTTCTCGTCGCTCGACAAGTACGACAGCGGAACGGGGTGGCCGAGCTTCACGAAGCCCATCGATGCTGGCGCCGTCACGACCAAGACCGATCGCGGGTTCTTCATGTCGCGCACCGAGGTGCGGTCATCCGGAGCCGATAGCCATCTGGGCCACGTCTTCGACGACGGACCTCGGGAGGCGGGCGGGCTTCGCTACTGCATGAACTCCGCCGCTCTGCGCTTCATCCCCGTCGACGAGCTCGAGGCCGAGGGCTACGGCGAGTTCCGCAGCCTGTTCGGGGGCAGCGCATCATGA
- a CDS encoding hemolysin family protein: MTETVLSLLLGVVVILAIIAANGYFVAQEFAYMSVDRTRLAARAAEGDAAARRALKVTKRTTFMLSGAQLGITITGLLVGFVAEPLIGESVGALLGGVGVPAGVAITIGTVGTLAIATVVQMIFGELFPKNLAIASPEPLSRALARSTLVYMTVFGWLINFFDRSANLLLRALRIEPVHDLDVSASADDLPHIIADSRDSGDLPVELSLMIDRILDFPQRDVEHAMIPRSQVDWVRPDTTVVELRELMARAHTRYPVIDDDDAPVGVVHLADVLTRLGDEHADTSVSSLMRPATVLPTLMLLPDALRQLTRTKNEIACVIDEYGGFAGVLTLEDLAEEVVGEITDEHDAEFGELVVPDGDGVWIMDGDVHLDEVERALGRELPRGDVETIAGLLIAELGALPVEGTTVRIGLPVDPADLVADAPVVYRLDVDVLRVERHVPTEVRVRLVEIVDTEADR; encoded by the coding sequence ATGACCGAGACCGTGCTGAGCCTTCTACTCGGCGTCGTCGTGATTCTGGCGATCATCGCCGCCAACGGGTACTTCGTCGCGCAAGAGTTCGCCTACATGTCGGTCGACCGCACGCGGTTGGCCGCGCGTGCCGCCGAAGGTGACGCCGCCGCGAGGCGCGCCCTGAAGGTCACGAAGCGCACGACCTTCATGCTCTCGGGTGCCCAGCTCGGCATCACCATCACGGGCCTGCTGGTCGGTTTCGTCGCAGAACCGCTCATCGGCGAGTCGGTCGGCGCGCTCTTGGGCGGCGTCGGCGTGCCAGCGGGGGTGGCGATCACCATCGGCACGGTCGGCACGCTCGCGATCGCGACGGTCGTGCAGATGATCTTCGGCGAGCTGTTTCCGAAGAACCTCGCCATCGCGAGCCCCGAGCCGCTCTCGCGAGCGCTCGCGCGGTCGACGCTCGTCTACATGACCGTCTTCGGGTGGCTCATCAACTTCTTCGACAGATCGGCGAATCTGCTATTGCGCGCGCTGCGTATCGAGCCCGTGCACGACCTCGACGTCAGCGCCTCGGCCGACGATCTGCCGCACATCATCGCTGACTCGCGCGACAGCGGCGACCTGCCGGTCGAGCTCTCGCTCATGATCGACCGCATTCTCGACTTTCCGCAGCGCGACGTCGAGCACGCCATGATTCCTCGCTCGCAGGTCGACTGGGTGCGGCCCGACACGACGGTCGTCGAGCTGCGTGAGCTCATGGCCCGCGCGCACACGCGCTACCCGGTGATCGACGACGACGACGCACCCGTGGGTGTCGTGCACCTCGCCGATGTGCTCACCCGGCTGGGCGACGAGCATGCCGACACCTCGGTGTCGTCGCTCATGCGCCCGGCGACGGTGCTGCCGACCCTCATGCTTCTGCCGGATGCTCTCAGACAGTTGACGCGCACGAAGAACGAGATCGCCTGCGTGATCGACGAGTACGGCGGATTCGCCGGGGTGCTGACGCTCGAAGATCTCGCCGAAGAGGTCGTGGGCGAGATCACCGACGAGCACGACGCCGAGTTCGGCGAGCTCGTGGTGCCCGACGGCGATGGCGTGTGGATCATGGATGGCGACGTACACCTCGACGAGGTGGAGCGCGCGCTCGGCCGCGAACTGCCTCGCGGCGATGTGGAGACGATCGCCGGCTTGCTCATCGCCGAGCTCGGGGCGCTGCCGGTGGAGGGCACTACCGTGCGCATCGGCCTGCCGGTCGATCCCGCTGACCTAGTGGCCGACGCTCCCGTCGTCTACCGCCTCGATGTCGATGTGCTGCGCGTCGAGCGTCACGTGCCCACCGAGGTGCGCGTGCGGCTCGTCGAGATCGTCGACACGGAGGCCGACCGATGA
- a CDS encoding CNNM domain-containing protein has product MTDSLFVTVATAALIVLSAIFVIIEFALLGARRHRLEERAAESRSARAALKGMNELTVMLAGAQLGITACTFALGAITKPAVDAWLGPLFTSWGLVEWASDATAFALSLFFVTFLHLVVGEMAPKSWAIAHPETSAMAVGVVSRIYVWPLRPLLNWVNSIANRLVRAAGVEPVESAAVGGQDIATIRQLVEHSAKVGTLEPEMQQQISGLIDLGTLPVEALLVTGAVPTHVSPEATVAEVRAAALESGHLRILVVGDDGATPSVVHVRDTLLESASRPATELARAVFVLDAQTPVYEALARMRESSVQLGIVMGADGVRGVVTLADILRRVLPVGSEV; this is encoded by the coding sequence ATGACCGACTCGCTCTTCGTCACCGTGGCGACGGCCGCGCTCATCGTGCTGAGCGCCATCTTCGTCATCATCGAGTTCGCACTGCTCGGCGCGCGACGGCACCGTCTCGAAGAGCGCGCGGCCGAGAGCCGTTCGGCTCGCGCCGCGCTCAAGGGCATGAATGAGTTGACCGTCATGCTCGCCGGTGCGCAGCTCGGCATCACAGCGTGCACCTTCGCGCTCGGAGCGATCACGAAGCCGGCGGTCGACGCCTGGCTCGGCCCGCTCTTCACCTCGTGGGGTCTCGTCGAGTGGGCGTCAGATGCGACCGCCTTCGCTCTGTCGCTCTTCTTCGTCACCTTCCTGCATCTCGTCGTCGGCGAGATGGCGCCGAAGTCGTGGGCGATCGCGCATCCCGAGACGTCGGCCATGGCCGTCGGCGTCGTGTCTCGCATCTACGTGTGGCCGCTGCGCCCTCTGCTGAACTGGGTGAACAGCATCGCGAACCGTCTCGTACGCGCCGCGGGCGTTGAGCCCGTCGAGAGCGCGGCGGTCGGCGGCCAAGATATCGCAACCATCCGGCAGCTCGTCGAGCACTCGGCGAAGGTCGGCACGCTCGAGCCCGAGATGCAGCAGCAGATCTCCGGACTCATCGACCTCGGAACCCTGCCGGTCGAGGCGCTGCTCGTGACCGGCGCGGTTCCGACCCACGTGTCGCCCGAGGCGACCGTTGCCGAGGTGCGGGCCGCCGCCCTCGAGTCGGGCCACTTGCGCATTCTGGTCGTCGGCGATGACGGTGCGACGCCCTCTGTCGTGCACGTGCGCGACACCCTGCTCGAGTCGGCATCGCGCCCGGCGACCGAGCTCGCTCGCGCGGTCTTCGTGCTCGATGCTCAGACTCCCGTCTACGAGGCGCTCGCCCGCATGCGCGAGTCAAGCGTGCAGCTCGGCATCGTCATGGGCGCCGACGGAGTTCGGGGCGTCGTGACGCTCGCCGACATCTTGCGCCGAGTGCTGCCCGTGGGCTCAGAGGTCTGA
- the argG gene encoding argininosuccinate synthase, which translates to MSKVLTSLPVGERVGIAFSGGLDTSVAVAWMRDKGAIPCTYTGDLGQPDEPDVEAVPGRATEYGAEISRLVDAKAALVEEGLVALACGAFHIRNAGKTYFNTTPLGRAVTGTMLVRAMKDDGVEIWGDGSTYKGNDIERFYRYGLLANPRLRIYKPWLDADFVTELGGRKEMSEWLIAHGFPYRDSAEKAYSTDANIWGATHEAKTLEHLDVSLETVEPIMGVKFWDESVSIVAEDVTVTFVEGRPVALNGVEFTDAVQLVLEANRIGGRHGLGMSDQIENRIIEAKSRGIYEAPGMALLHIAYERLLNGIHNEDTLANYHAEGRRLGRLMYEGRWLDPQSLMLRESIQKWVGSAVTGEVTLRLRRGDDYTILDTTGAGLSYSPEKLSMERVGDAAFGPTDRIGQLTMRNLDIADSRARLEQYAAQGIIGGATAQLVGTITAGEFDEVTEHATPMTADREALAEAVDAASEAAAFDSGTD; encoded by the coding sequence GTGTCTAAAGTCTTGACCTCACTGCCCGTCGGCGAACGCGTCGGCATCGCCTTCTCCGGAGGCCTCGACACCTCTGTTGCCGTTGCGTGGATGCGTGACAAGGGCGCGATTCCGTGCACGTACACCGGCGACCTCGGCCAGCCCGACGAGCCCGATGTCGAGGCCGTGCCGGGGCGTGCGACCGAGTACGGTGCCGAGATCAGTCGGCTCGTCGACGCGAAGGCGGCGCTCGTCGAAGAGGGGCTCGTCGCGCTCGCGTGCGGTGCCTTCCACATTCGCAACGCCGGCAAGACCTACTTCAACACCACGCCGCTCGGTCGCGCCGTGACGGGCACGATGCTCGTGCGGGCGATGAAAGACGATGGCGTCGAGATCTGGGGCGACGGCAGCACCTACAAGGGCAACGACATCGAGCGGTTCTACCGTTACGGCCTACTGGCCAACCCGCGCCTGCGCATCTACAAGCCGTGGCTCGATGCCGACTTCGTCACCGAGCTGGGCGGGCGAAAGGAGATGAGCGAGTGGCTCATCGCCCACGGTTTTCCGTACCGCGACTCGGCCGAGAAGGCCTATTCGACCGACGCCAACATCTGGGGCGCAACGCACGAGGCGAAGACCCTCGAGCACCTCGATGTGTCGCTCGAGACGGTCGAGCCGATCATGGGCGTCAAGTTCTGGGACGAGTCGGTGTCAATCGTCGCGGAAGACGTGACCGTCACCTTCGTCGAGGGTCGCCCCGTCGCGCTCAATGGCGTCGAATTCACGGATGCTGTGCAGCTGGTGCTCGAAGCGAACCGCATCGGCGGCCGCCACGGGCTGGGCATGAGTGACCAGATCGAGAACCGCATCATCGAGGCGAAGAGCCGCGGCATCTATGAGGCGCCGGGCATGGCCCTGCTGCACATCGCCTACGAGCGGCTGCTCAACGGCATTCACAACGAAGACACCCTCGCGAACTACCACGCCGAAGGTCGTCGCCTCGGGCGGCTCATGTACGAAGGCCGGTGGCTTGACCCGCAGTCGCTCATGCTGCGCGAGAGCATTCAGAAGTGGGTCGGCTCGGCCGTCACCGGCGAGGTGACCCTGCGACTGCGCCGCGGAGACGACTACACGATTCTCGACACGACCGGCGCGGGGCTGTCGTATTCGCCCGAGAAGCTCTCGATGGAGCGAGTTGGCGACGCGGCCTTCGGCCCGACCGACCGCATCGGGCAGCTCACGATGCGCAACCTCGACATTGCCGACTCGCGCGCGCGGCTTGAGCAGTATGCCGCTCAAGGCATCATCGGCGGCGCGACCGCGCAGCTCGTCGGCACGATCACGGCCGGCGAGTTCGATGAGGTCACCGAGCACGCCACGCCCATGACGGCTGACCGTGAGGCGCTGGCCGAGGCCGTGGATGCGGCGAGCGAGGCCGCGGCCTTCGATTCGGGCACCGACTGA
- a CDS encoding AbrB/MazE/SpoVT family DNA-binding domain-containing protein, protein MSDTTMVQVGNKGRIVVPASIRARHQWVEGSALVALDTELGVLFADQATVERLVRARLAGHDLLGDLLSDRRREAARDDTPPSVTA, encoded by the coding sequence GTGAGTGACACAACGATGGTGCAGGTGGGAAACAAGGGTCGCATCGTCGTTCCCGCGAGCATCCGCGCGCGCCATCAGTGGGTCGAGGGCTCCGCTCTCGTCGCTCTCGACACCGAACTCGGTGTGCTGTTCGCCGATCAGGCGACCGTTGAGCGACTGGTGCGCGCCCGCCTGGCCGGCCACGATCTGCTCGGCGACCTGCTCAGCGATCGACGTCGAGAAGCCGCGCGCGACGACACGCCGCCGTCGGTCACCGCGTGA
- a CDS encoding alpha/beta fold hydrolase, translating into MSAVTISAGVPLAAERVVAHDARAMAVLIPGSGPIDRDGDAAKLPLGIQRQLADGLCERGVSSIRWDKRGVGESGGDFLSTGLHDLVDDALAVVDEAMSTGLPVVVIGHSEGTAIAARLLVERPAIAGAVLLSPYARTGLEVLRWQARSLVADVPAFVRGLLRLMRTDLESQTEKNRQRLLATTRDVERIGGVRVNARWFREFMAYDPRADLGAATQPVLALAAGHDLQSPPDDAEAIAAHRTAPTRVVRLDGLSHIMRSQEAPTLRTYRQDARRPIDERIVPLISAWIEQLVSR; encoded by the coding sequence ATGAGCGCCGTCACCATCTCGGCCGGAGTGCCGCTCGCCGCCGAGCGGGTGGTCGCGCACGACGCCCGCGCGATGGCGGTGCTCATTCCCGGAAGCGGACCGATCGATCGTGACGGCGATGCCGCGAAGCTCCCACTCGGTATTCAGCGTCAGCTCGCCGACGGTCTGTGCGAACGAGGGGTCTCGAGCATCCGCTGGGACAAGCGGGGCGTGGGGGAGTCGGGTGGTGACTTTCTGTCGACCGGCCTGCACGATCTCGTCGACGACGCCCTCGCCGTCGTCGATGAGGCGATGAGCACGGGGCTTCCCGTCGTGGTCATCGGCCACAGCGAAGGCACGGCGATCGCCGCCCGACTGCTCGTCGAGCGCCCGGCGATCGCCGGGGCGGTGCTGCTCTCGCCCTACGCCCGCACCGGCCTCGAGGTGCTGCGCTGGCAGGCCCGCTCGCTCGTCGCCGACGTGCCTGCCTTTGTGCGCGGCCTGCTGCGGCTGATGCGCACCGACCTCGAGTCGCAGACCGAGAAGAACCGACAGAGGCTGCTCGCGACCACGCGCGACGTCGAGCGCATCGGCGGGGTGCGGGTCAACGCCCGGTGGTTTCGCGAATTCATGGCCTACGACCCTCGTGCCGACCTCGGCGCAGCGACTCAGCCGGTGCTCGCTCTCGCAGCGGGCCACGACCTGCAGTCACCGCCCGACGACGCCGAAGCGATCGCCGCGCACCGAACTGCCCCGACTCGGGTCGTTCGGCTCGACGGCCTGAGCCACATCATGCGCTCTCAAGAGGCGCCGACCCTCCGCACCTATCGACAGGATGCTCGCCGGCCGATCGACGAGCGCATCGTGCCGCTCATCTCGGCGTGGATCGAGCAGCTCGTCTCGCGCTGA
- a CDS encoding NADH:ubiquinone oxidoreductase subunit 4 (chain M), with amino-acid sequence MARIIAPLIALVLGLCVLAGAAGAAVAPFAIQLAQFVTDSTEPLIDIPVERADGPQGPTEFDEDFGEVQVFDVLADGTLEPAATGVAAEVWHQFVRMVGADVAGEVIIQYRAGDAPRSDTLAYVYQDLNPQYWTLAVNLATADDPQLMVATLIHEYAHVFSFDDDDFDRKATSCATLDLFEGCAAPDSYLYAFYDTFWSGYTDAVDVENLDADAAWKFYLAHEDDFVSDYAATNLGEDFAESFMTFVIEDSFDGPGVAAQKLRFFTQYPELVELREHIRDEFGVELGLR; translated from the coding sequence ATGGCCCGCATCATCGCCCCGCTGATCGCCCTCGTGCTGGGGCTGTGCGTGCTCGCCGGAGCGGCGGGCGCAGCAGTCGCACCGTTCGCGATTCAGTTGGCGCAGTTCGTCACTGACAGCACAGAGCCCCTCATCGACATCCCCGTCGAGCGGGCAGATGGCCCCCAGGGGCCGACCGAGTTCGACGAAGACTTCGGCGAGGTGCAGGTCTTCGACGTGCTCGCCGACGGCACGCTCGAGCCGGCCGCGACCGGGGTGGCCGCTGAGGTCTGGCACCAGTTTGTGCGCATGGTGGGGGCCGACGTGGCGGGCGAGGTGATCATCCAGTACCGGGCAGGCGACGCACCCCGCAGCGACACGCTCGCCTACGTCTACCAAGACCTCAACCCGCAGTACTGGACTCTCGCCGTCAACCTCGCGACCGCCGACGACCCGCAACTGATGGTCGCCACCCTCATTCACGAGTACGCCCACGTGTTCAGCTTCGACGACGACGATTTCGACCGGAAGGCCACCTCGTGCGCCACCCTCGATCTGTTCGAGGGATGCGCGGCGCCCGACAGCTACCTGTACGCGTTCTACGACACGTTCTGGAGCGGCTACACCGATGCCGTCGACGTCGAGAACCTCGACGCCGATGCCGCGTGGAAGTTCTACCTCGCCCACGAAGACGACTTCGTGAGCGACTACGCGGCGACGAACCTGGGCGAAGACTTCGCCGAATCGTTCATGACGTTCGTGATCGAAGACTCGTTCGACGGCCCCGGGGTCGCGGCCCAGAAGCTGAGGTTCTTCACGCAGTACCCAGAGCTCGTCGAGCTGCGCGAGCACATTCGCGACGAGTTCGGCGTCGAGCTCGGGTTGCGGTGA
- a CDS encoding helix-turn-helix domain-containing protein: MTSAELLLHPVRLRIVQAMLGRGELTTKALAEKLPDVAPATLYRQVGALVDGGVLEVVSERRVRGSIERSLRVRTEATSVDPDDPHLDGVTLRAGFLAYLASLASAFDDYLAAPRASLETDLVGFRQTAVVATDDEWKTALDAINAAFVPLVTRSSAPPEARRRILATVSLPVD; this comes from the coding sequence ATGACGAGCGCCGAACTGCTGTTGCACCCCGTGCGCCTGCGCATCGTGCAGGCGATGCTCGGGCGGGGCGAGCTCACCACGAAGGCCCTGGCCGAGAAATTGCCCGATGTCGCCCCGGCGACCCTCTACCGGCAGGTGGGCGCACTCGTCGACGGCGGGGTGCTCGAGGTCGTCTCAGAGCGTCGCGTGCGCGGATCGATCGAGCGCTCGCTGCGCGTGCGCACCGAGGCGACCTCCGTCGACCCCGACGACCCGCACCTCGATGGCGTGACGTTGAGGGCGGGGTTTCTCGCCTATCTCGCGAGCCTCGCCTCGGCCTTTGACGACTATCTCGCCGCCCCGCGTGCAAGCCTCGAGACCGACCTCGTGGGGTTTCGCCAGACGGCGGTCGTCGCCACCGACGACGAATGGAAGACCGCGCTCGACGCCATCAATGCCGCATTCGTGCCGCTCGTCACGCGCTCGTCTGCACCACCCGAGGCGCGCCGACGAATCCTCGCCACGGTGAGCCTCCCGGTCGACTGA